One genomic segment of Spirochaetota bacterium includes these proteins:
- a CDS encoding TOBE domain-containing protein: ADRIAVMKDGRISALGTPSELYRTPPDRFCAEFLGEANILDASVVTADAKAMTVSTGAGTLSAAARSSYSAGDAVHCLIRPEHIRTNDIGGANRIDCEVIATAFSGPTITVHLQAAAQRFKAVLINRDAYALTAGMRASFFIHPDDIILLAEKKER; encoded by the coding sequence TCGCCGACCGCATTGCGGTCATGAAGGACGGCAGGATCTCCGCCCTCGGCACGCCAAGCGAACTATACCGCACGCCGCCCGATCGGTTCTGCGCGGAATTCCTCGGTGAAGCGAACATACTCGATGCATCGGTAGTGACGGCGGATGCGAAGGCGATGACCGTATCCACCGGTGCGGGAACACTGTCTGCAGCGGCGCGTTCTTCTTATTCTGCGGGAGATGCCGTACACTGTCTTATTCGTCCCGAACATATACGGACGAACGACATCGGCGGTGCGAACCGCATCGACTGCGAGGTTATCGCGACGGCATTCAGCGGACCGACGATCACCGTTCATCTGCAGGCGGCAGCGCAGCGATTCAAAGCCGTGCTCATCAATCGCGATGCGTATGCCCTTACCGCAGGTATGCGCGCTTCCTTCTTCATACATCCGGACGATATTATTCTCCTCGCCGAAAAAAAAGAGCGGTGA
- a CDS encoding iron ABC transporter permease, whose translation MNKTRYIILILIAAFLGVFLLWPLVTVFQKAFVDGKGFTLFYFAELITVWPRMRAVFTSVEIALLVTACSMLISFPLAFLVSRRSFIGRSLVSALVLIPIILPPFVGAVGMKLIFARFGALTALLMKLNIVQGPIDWLGAFPLLGVVLMESLHLFPILFLNMTAAFSTIDPTLEESAANMGAGPLSVFRRVTLPLAAPGLFAGTILVFIWSFTELGTPLVFGMRGVLPVMIYDSVSEIGTNPLGYAEVVVLLAVAIGGFLLSKAVAGGTVDTFGRISVSRKEQPLSRIGTVAAWAFLGVILIIALLPHISVVLLSISSRWFLTVVPSGFTFDHIRTAMTSPLAVSAMKNSFMLSIAATAVISIMGFLIAWLNVRARAKGAAVIDAIAMIPLAAPGIVLAFGYLGSFSGWKIIDPRVNPMILLAISYAIRRLPFMVRSAHAGLSQTSRTYEEAAANLGAPPWRVIRRVTIPLIFANLLAGGILCFAFSMLEVSDSMILAQSEQYYPITKAIYALSDGLEHGVNVASALGVWAMGLLASAMLLTAVLLGKKMGQMFRAG comes from the coding sequence ATGAACAAGACACGCTACATCATCCTTATCCTGATAGCCGCTTTCCTCGGCGTATTCCTTTTGTGGCCGCTCGTTACCGTTTTTCAGAAAGCGTTCGTCGACGGCAAGGGATTCACGCTTTTCTACTTCGCAGAGCTTATCACGGTGTGGCCGCGCATGCGCGCCGTGTTCACGAGCGTAGAGATTGCGCTCCTCGTTACCGCATGTTCGATGCTGATATCCTTCCCGCTCGCATTCCTCGTTTCGCGGCGCTCGTTCATCGGGCGAAGCCTCGTGTCCGCTCTTGTGCTCATACCGATCATATTGCCGCCGTTCGTCGGCGCTGTGGGTATGAAGCTGATCTTCGCACGTTTCGGCGCACTCACGGCGCTCCTTATGAAGCTCAATATTGTGCAGGGGCCCATTGACTGGCTCGGCGCATTCCCGCTCTTGGGCGTTGTGCTCATGGAATCGCTGCACCTTTTCCCGATACTGTTTCTCAATATGACAGCGGCGTTCTCCACTATCGATCCTACGCTCGAGGAAAGCGCGGCGAACATGGGCGCCGGACCGCTTTCGGTGTTCCGCCGGGTCACGCTCCCGCTCGCAGCGCCGGGGCTTTTCGCGGGGACCATACTCGTCTTCATTTGGTCATTCACTGAGCTTGGGACTCCGCTCGTGTTCGGCATGCGCGGCGTTCTCCCGGTGATGATATACGACAGCGTAAGCGAGATAGGGACGAATCCGCTGGGATATGCGGAGGTCGTCGTGCTCCTCGCTGTTGCCATCGGCGGATTTTTATTGAGCAAGGCGGTCGCGGGGGGGACAGTCGATACGTTCGGGCGCATCAGCGTTTCGCGGAAGGAACAACCGCTTTCGCGCATCGGTACGGTCGCGGCATGGGCTTTTCTTGGTGTGATACTTATCATTGCGCTGCTTCCCCATATCAGCGTCGTCCTGCTGTCGATAAGTTCCCGTTGGTTCCTGACGGTAGTGCCGAGCGGGTTTACTTTTGACCATATCAGAACGGCGATGACATCACCCCTTGCCGTAAGCGCCATGAAGAACAGCTTCATGCTCTCCATCGCGGCAACGGCAGTGATCAGCATCATGGGATTTCTCATCGCGTGGCTCAATGTGCGTGCACGGGCGAAAGGCGCTGCAGTGATCGATGCGATAGCGATGATACCGCTTGCCGCGCCGGGCATTGTGCTTGCGTTCGGTTATCTCGGCAGTTTTTCCGGATGGAAGATCATCGACCCGCGGGTGAACCCGATGATACTGCTCGCGATAAGTTATGCGATACGGCGTCTGCCGTTCATGGTGCGCTCCGCGCATGCGGGGCTCTCGCAGACAAGCCGCACGTACGAGGAAGCCGCGGCCAATCTCGGTGCGCCTCCCTGGCGCGTGATACGCCGCGTGACGATACCGCTCATCTTCGCGAACCTTCTTGCGGGCGGCATACTCTGCTTCGCGTTCTCCATGCTCGAGGTGTCCGACAGCATGATACTCGCGCAATCGGAGCAGTACTATCCCATCACGAAAGCGATCTATGCGCTGAGCGACGGACTTGAGCACGGGGTGAATGTTGCTTCCGCGCTCGGCGTCTGGGCGATGGGGCTCCTCGCATCGGCGATGCTTCTGACGGCGGTGCTGCTCGGTAAGAAAATGGGACAGATGTTCCGTGCCGGTTAA
- a CDS encoding ketoacyl-ACP synthase III: MYEVIDGDRISASSPSQGSARMTFNVAIAGTGSFLPKKAIPNAELYSRVRNVDIARIREFCKKRDIPYESMSEAELFDLWVERVTGIVSRRHITADDALPEYAEVETMAAHAAREAIKDAVIGTDAIDYVIAATFTARTLIPNPACTLTNLLSIPKAGGITINTACSGFLDALIDAYAKIRAGIYRTVLVVSSEFISNILDFDDPTTAILFGDGAGACILTRSEKPGIDGVFSQARYSAEHITMRSGSRIIMGGGPLVQRNAVNAMFDAATAAAARSDRTLNDYDFIIPHQANGRIMSELAKKMAIPETKMPSVINTLGNMSCASIPVTLDRLRKGNLEGYSYKPGARILLTAVAGGYSIAGVSCTL, from the coding sequence GTGTACGAAGTCATTGACGGTGACAGGATCTCGGCATCTTCACCCTCACAAGGAAGCGCACGCATGACGTTCAATGTCGCTATCGCCGGAACGGGATCGTTCCTTCCGAAAAAGGCCATACCGAATGCCGAGCTCTATTCCCGCGTACGCAATGTCGATATTGCACGCATACGTGAATTCTGTAAGAAAAGGGATATTCCGTATGAGTCAATGAGCGAAGCGGAACTATTCGATCTCTGGGTAGAGCGCGTTACCGGCATCGTATCGCGCCGCCATATCACGGCGGACGATGCGCTCCCGGAATATGCTGAAGTGGAAACGATGGCGGCGCATGCCGCGCGTGAAGCGATAAAGGATGCCGTCATAGGCACTGATGCGATCGACTATGTCATCGCCGCTACGTTCACCGCTCGTACGCTCATACCGAACCCCGCCTGCACGCTCACGAACCTGCTCTCCATCCCGAAGGCCGGGGGCATCACCATCAACACTGCCTGCAGCGGCTTCCTTGATGCGCTCATCGACGCGTATGCGAAGATACGCGCCGGTATATACCGCACCGTGCTCGTGGTGTCATCGGAATTCATATCGAACATTCTCGACTTCGACGATCCGACAACGGCGATACTCTTCGGTGACGGAGCGGGGGCATGCATACTCACGCGTTCGGAGAAGCCCGGCATCGACGGCGTATTCTCGCAGGCGAGATATTCAGCCGAGCATATCACCATGCGGAGCGGAAGCCGAATTATCATGGGCGGCGGTCCGCTCGTACAGCGCAATGCGGTGAACGCCATGTTCGACGCCGCTACCGCTGCGGCAGCACGGTCAGATCGCACGCTCAACGACTATGATTTCATCATACCGCATCAGGCGAACGGGCGCATCATGAGCGAGCTTGCGAAAAAAATGGCCATCCCCGAAACGAAGATGCCCTCTGTCATCAACACGCTCGGCAATATGTCATGCGCGAGCATTCCCGTAACGCTCGACCGCCTGCGCAAAGGGAACTTGGAGGGATATTCGTACAAACCCGGGGCGCGGATATTGCTCACCGCGGTGGCCGGCGGGTATTCGATAGCGGGTGTTTCCTGTACGCTGTAA
- a CDS encoding helix-turn-helix transcriptional regulator, which translates to MKHIVFLLYILTFAVGFSAIALSILFYIRERIGWFKYYIIFQSAIQFLLFLYALRLYNDISFFHVNDIVIMVITAISFANMVFLIYIIPFTVFHMIHRPWGMRENIIVISVDAVYIVLTVLYLVMHYDIVFFSILNAIFFADVIFCIVISLHSLKNIQERTTKNAVRVFMLLSAVFFPLIVLNSFFDNLFGAETMRYPFGMLSMPLYHLWWNLTLVIYLIYYLSKPKNRRIIHDFLKAHHITKREEDIIDLLIEGRTNKNISDLLSISPNTVNNHIANIYQKTKAKSRVDLMNLLS; encoded by the coding sequence ATGAAACATATCGTTTTCCTTCTGTACATACTCACGTTCGCCGTCGGGTTTTCCGCAATTGCCCTGTCCATACTCTTCTATATCCGCGAGCGCATCGGCTGGTTCAAATACTACATCATTTTCCAATCGGCCATCCAATTCCTTCTGTTCCTCTATGCGCTGCGCCTGTACAACGACATAAGCTTCTTTCACGTCAACGATATCGTCATTATGGTCATCACCGCCATATCGTTCGCGAACATGGTGTTCCTCATCTACATCATCCCGTTCACCGTGTTCCATATGATACATCGACCCTGGGGCATGCGTGAGAACATCATCGTTATCTCCGTCGACGCCGTGTATATCGTGCTTACGGTGCTCTATCTTGTCATGCACTACGACATCGTGTTCTTCAGCATACTCAACGCCATATTCTTCGCCGACGTGATATTCTGCATCGTCATCAGTCTCCATTCGCTCAAGAACATACAGGAACGTACGACGAAGAACGCGGTGCGCGTGTTCATGCTGCTATCCGCGGTGTTCTTCCCGCTCATCGTGCTCAATTCATTCTTCGATAACCTCTTCGGTGCTGAAACGATGCGCTACCCCTTCGGCATGCTCTCGATGCCGCTCTATCATCTGTGGTGGAATCTGACGCTCGTGATATACCTCATCTATTATCTCTCAAAACCGAAGAACCGCCGCATCATCCATGATTTCCTCAAGGCGCACCATATCACCAAGCGTGAAGAGGATATCATCGATCTCCTTATCGAGGGGCGGACGAACAAAAATATAAGCGATCTCCTTTCGATCTCGCCGAACACCGTCAATAATCACATTGCGAACATATATCAGAAGACGAAAGCGAAGAGCCGCGTCGACCTCATGAACCTGCTTTCATAG
- the gatB gene encoding Asp-tRNA(Asn)/Glu-tRNA(Gln) amidotransferase subunit GatB: MSYEAVIGLEVHVQLNTKSKIFCGCSTAFGAPPNTNTCPVCQGHPGVLPVLNEAVLTKAMKAALALECAVAEETRFDRKHYFYPDLPKAYQISQFDHPLCKKGKVHIKVAEADGSYEKDIGITRIHMEEDAGKLVHSEDGRPVSFVDLNRAGTPLIEIVSEPDMHTPEEAYHYLTELKKILLYIDVSDCNMEEGSLRCDANVSVRPKGETKLGTKAEIKNMNSFKNVRDALTYEIKRQIKAVEKGERIVQETRLWDANKGETRSMRSKEEAHDYRYFPDPDLSPQTITASMVEAVRTTLPELPLAKAARFKSAYGLSDVDIGVLTDGRAMAEYYENAVHAYPKQPKKIANWVMVEVNAILNERGIAVGDLIVKPEDIGGIIRLIDEGVISGKTAKDVFSEMIKTGETPGAIVDRKGLTQVSDTGALEVIIRKVITDNPNVVEEYKSGKEKSFGFLVGQAMKATKGQGNPQTINELLKKLLT; encoded by the coding sequence GTGAGTTACGAAGCGGTCATCGGACTTGAAGTACATGTGCAGCTGAACACGAAGTCAAAAATATTCTGCGGCTGCAGCACGGCATTCGGCGCCCCGCCGAACACGAACACCTGCCCTGTCTGTCAGGGGCACCCCGGCGTGCTCCCCGTCCTTAATGAAGCGGTGCTCACCAAAGCGATGAAAGCGGCGCTTGCGCTCGAGTGCGCGGTCGCGGAAGAGACGCGCTTTGACCGAAAGCATTATTTTTATCCCGACCTGCCCAAGGCGTATCAGATATCGCAGTTCGACCATCCTCTCTGCAAAAAAGGGAAAGTGCATATCAAGGTCGCCGAAGCCGACGGATCGTACGAGAAGGATATCGGCATTACGCGGATACATATGGAAGAGGATGCGGGCAAGCTTGTTCATTCGGAGGACGGCCGCCCGGTCAGTTTCGTTGACTTGAACCGTGCGGGTACACCGCTCATAGAGATCGTGAGCGAGCCGGACATGCACACGCCGGAAGAGGCGTATCACTATCTCACCGAATTGAAAAAGATACTGCTCTACATCGACGTGAGCGACTGTAATATGGAAGAAGGATCGCTGCGATGCGATGCGAACGTGTCCGTGCGCCCGAAAGGGGAAACGAAGCTCGGGACGAAAGCCGAGATAAAGAACATGAATTCATTCAAGAACGTGCGCGATGCGCTCACGTATGAGATAAAACGTCAGATAAAGGCCGTTGAAAAAGGCGAACGTATCGTACAGGAGACAAGGCTCTGGGATGCGAACAAGGGCGAGACACGTTCGATGCGCTCGAAGGAAGAAGCGCATGATTACCGCTACTTTCCCGACCCCGATCTCTCGCCGCAGACGATAACCGCATCGATGGTGGAAGCGGTGCGGACCACGCTCCCCGAGCTACCTCTGGCAAAGGCGGCGCGTTTTAAGAGCGCGTACGGTCTATCGGACGTTGATATCGGTGTGCTCACGGATGGTCGCGCCATGGCGGAATATTATGAGAACGCAGTGCACGCATACCCGAAGCAGCCGAAGAAGATCGCCAACTGGGTCATGGTGGAAGTGAACGCTATTCTCAACGAACGGGGAATAGCGGTAGGCGATCTCATCGTGAAGCCCGAGGACATCGGCGGCATCATTCGTCTCATTGATGAAGGCGTGATAAGCGGAAAAACAGCCAAGGATGTGTTCAGCGAAATGATAAAGACCGGCGAAACGCCGGGTGCCATTGTCGACCGCAAGGGACTTACGCAGGTAAGCGATACCGGCGCGCTTGAAGTCATTATTAGAAAGGTGATCACTGATAACCCGAACGTAGTCGAGGAATACAAAAGCGGAAAAGAGAAAAGTTTCGGCTTCCTTGTCGGCCAGGCGATGAAGGCGACGAAGGGACAGGGGAATCCGCAGACGATCAATGAGCTGTTGAAAAAGCTTCTCACATAG